The Chloroflexota bacterium sequence AGCGGACTGAGACCGCCGAGTGCGGTGTGTGGACGATCGGCATTGTACTCGGCGAGGAATGATGCGAGTGCTGCCGTCCGTTCATCGTTGCTCGTGTAGAGCCGGACGTACGCCCACTCGCGCTGGAGCGTCTTGTTGAACGCCTCTGCTTTCCCGTTGGTCTGTGGCCGGTACGGGCGCGTCCGCCGGAGCTGCACGCCGTGCTGGGAGGCGACCGCGGCGAAGACGTGCGAGCGATAGTTGCCGCCGTTATCGGTGAGGAGGCGCTGCACCCGGACCCCTTGTTCCTGGAAGGTGGTGAGCGCTCGGACGAGAAACGCCGCCGTCGTATCACCACGCTCGTCCGGGAGCGCTTCGGCATAGGCGTATCGGCTGTAGTCATCGACCGCGACATGGATGTAGTCGCAGCCGAGACGGCCGGGCCGATGGCGGCCCGCGCCGCTCTCCAGAAAGCCGGGGTCGAAGCGCTTGCCGCCGCCGTCCGGAATCCGGCCCAGCTTCTTCACGTCGAGATGGACGAGCTCGCCAGGCGCAGCGCGCTCGTACCGGATCACCTCGCGCGTGGAGCGGTGGAGCGAAGCGAGGCGATGCAGGCCGGCGCGGCGGAGGACCGCGTAGACGGTTGAGCGTGCGATGCCGAGTGCGTAGCTGATGCGGTGCGGTCCCCACGCCCGCTCTCGCCGCAGCGCGCAGATCGCCGCGACAGCGGATGGTGCCAGGACATGGGGGCTGCTTTCCGG is a genomic window containing:
- a CDS encoding IS481 family transposase, with translation MSHPNARLTRYGRLQIIHLRGQGYSQAVIAHVMGVSRATVCKWIRRYLLEGPEGLVDRSSRPESSPHVLAPSAVAAICALRRERAWGPHRISYALGIARSTVYAVLRRAGLHRLASLHRSTREVIRYERAAPGELVHLDVKKLGRIPDGGGKRFDPGFLESGAGRHRPGRLGCDYIHVAVDDYSRYAYAEALPDERGDTTAAFLVRALTTFQEQGVRVQRLLTDNGGNYRSHVFAAVASQHGVQLRRTRPYRPQTNGKAEAFNKTLQREWAYVRLYTSNDERTAALASFLAEYNADRPHTALGGLSPL